The region CATTAAAAATTTGAACTGATCACCATGGATTATTGCAATTAATCCcgaggggaacatgaatgtcaaAACTATCAGTATAGATTTGAGTTCCATTTCACTGGGtatgtgatatatttcactggataaatcatttaaatgactCTTAACAGCAGCTCAAAGTTTTAAGTCATCAACAAAAATGTTTGATCAACTGttggtgctagatgaaaagtcatgGATTGGAATTCATCTTCAGGCTATATGGTTCAAAATTGAGATATTCCTCatcatcaacaaaaacaacaataacaaaaaagcaaatattatCCGagcaaatacagaaaatgtagTGTTGAGACTTGAAATATCACTTGCagatttaaaaccaaaacaaacatttgtaggTCAGTAACTGTTTCCAGCTGTATtcattacatacagtacaagtaaATACAATCTCACTAATGCAGCTAGAGGGAGCCCTTCAcccaaagacagaaacaaaaacccCGTTATTAGAGCATCTGTATGTGGAAGTAACCACATTCAGTCTTAAATAGTCTTCCTATAGTTTACTctgaattaacacattacagTCACAATGAATTATATGTCCCAATCATTTATAAGTGTGGTGATGTTAATATATACAAATGAATAACTTCCACACTTCACTTGCTGGTGCTCCTCAGGTTTAATGATTGTTTCAATGATTGTTATCGGGTTAGTCTTGCAGCTATGGACCACTGTGTGCATAAGATAGCACAGAAAATGTTATTATGTCAGATATCTACAAGAAAAGACATGTTTGTCAAGGTGGAGCCTGAAGGTGCAGACACACTGAACCCAGCGATCCCATTGATTTTCTGTAGAGAGCAGTGCATGATGGATACGGCACAGCGAGTTGACGGACAAACTGCTGTACCCCAATTTGTATTATCACAACTCCACCTCAACTTTATGCAAATGGTGTCCGTCCAGTTTAACGTGGACTGTTCAGATCTCACTCAGATCAAACTATCAAATTAGGCCTGTGCTGCATTGCCTATTTTTACTCCTCAAATGCTTTCAGAAGTGTATTGTTGCTGTAAGAATGCTGTGAACGTTTGTTCCCGGCTGCCATGGTGAAAATGGCAGAGCGAAAAACTAAGAACCACCCAAATCAGAGTATGTCAACCAGCGCATTAGTGGTCCGGTGCTTCCAGATAAATCCTTTACTTGTCATTCTGTCAGTAACTTGGGATGCTTTTCTAGAGAAAGGCGTACTTTAATTGTGCTCATGGGTATGATCAAACTACCACACCCTATAATAAACATCAAATAATAGGTTTCACAGCGGTAGTATGACAGGGCtgtcacattaaattaaaagataCAATCATTCATGTGTGTCATGAAGATGAACTACCTTTAATTACTTTACACAGTATATAACTAAAGAAGAATTTCTTGAAGAAAATATATGTTTGCTTTAAGCCTATATGCTGATGGATGTCTATTGATACAATCATGGGTGTATGTTCAATATTACCCTCATTGGCTTAATGTTCTTTACATTTTACTatttcaatcagtcaatcaatcaaactgtatttatatagctccTCTCATAGAGACTCATAGAGTtagctgattgacaagctgataatgagacagaacaagtcacaacatttttaaaaaaaagaataataatgagATCAATGCacgcaaaataaaataaaaatgctaaaaaaaaagtaaataaaataagtaaaaataagacaataagagaaaaggtttattaaaagtgagAGTAAAAAATGTGGTTATTATAGAttaagaagacaaaagaaaagtaaaatagaaagattaagtttaataaaaaaaaagctggactAAAGCTAGGTTAAGAGAGAGATTGAAAAGACAAAGGAAATAGacaaaatagataaaaatacaaCTATAGAATGATCATAATAAGATAGTGTAAAATTaagtacacaaataaataaataattcaaaacaTCAAACCAGAGGACCCGAGGAGCAGTTCTGGTTCATACACTGTCAGCAATTGTGATAAATATGCTGATTTATAAGAGTTTTGGGTAGACCAGAAAGGAGAGCATTACAGTAGTCCAGCCTGCTTGTGATCAAAGCGTGCATCAGTCCCGATTTTGTGACTTTTGCCCAACATGAGCCTTGAGGTTAAGGTCAGAGTCGAACACTACACCAAGGTTTCTTATTTCTTGGCTTGGGGTATGTCCCAGGGATTGTAAATTGACTGACTCATTCCTTCACTCCCTTTTAATCAGCATCAGTGACTTCAAAAAAAGCCAAAGATATTACACAAGATGAGCTTTCTCTCTTCTAGAGAAAGGTGAGTGCCCAAAGTGACTAATTATTTCCTGATAATCCTCACAGTTAACTGGTCACACTTATCAGCTCCCAACATGTAAGTCTTGTAAATGATAGTATACTTAAGTTCCTCTCATCACTTGGTGATATTCTTTATGTTGTTGGTGGCTCCactgttttaataatttatcaaaaataaTTGTTACTGGGGTTTGGTTTGCCACTATAGACCAATagtttaaaagaagaaagaaaagaaaagaaaagaggtgtTCTTGGCATGTCCAACTGGTAAGAGTTTGGAAAACAATTTGGGatcctgcaggaggaggagctggtggGTGTTGCCATGGAGAAGGACTTCCTTACTCAGGCTTATACCGCCATTATCACACTACCAAGTCCCATATAAGCAgcaaaaaggatggatggatagaaggAAACAGAGAGCGTGAGATGCTTATCAGTGGGTAGGTGGAGCCATCTCGTCATTCCTTCAGTCACTTGTAACTCCAGCTGTCAGACCATGGACTGCATGCAACAGACAACACATGTCACAGGTGAGTTCGAGCTGCAGATCACACTTAAGTTTACCTGTTCAACACATTTGTTATAACTGCTTTAATGTTAAAGgaggttttatttcattcatctCATATTTGGCTTGGCAAGACACTTaataacacacttttttttccaaatgcatgtgtttttaaattatgtattattttatccaAAACAAAGTCAAGTAAATAGAGTTCAAATGAGTGATTTAACATTCCCATCAGGATATTCTTTTCACTGAATAatctgtatatttcttttaCTACTTTGTTGAAGTAAGTGGTTGACCTCACAGGTGTTTTACTCAGCTGCcaataaatcatgttttgaaGTTATGAGTGTAAATGCCATGGTCACAAAGCACAGGTATGTGACAGAGAGGCAGTATACTtgttcaacatgtgaggtaaaGAGGTGAAATAACAGCAGGGGTAATAacaatgttgtatttttcatggACAGAATATGGTGTAAAATGACCGGCCTCTTTGACCTCTATCTCCATAaactcccttcttcccttctctcctttttcttttatttcagctCCTCACTTCTCATCTAGTTTGTAGATCATTGTCAATGTTTCCTGTGGGTGAAAACTTATATCTGTTCTTCCAGGCACCGGCACTGACCACTGCCGACTGAAATTTGTCAACTTTGAGAGTCATGAAAACCACGTTTCCCATGAGACACGGGGGCTCAGCGAAAACATCCTGGTGGTGCGGCGAGGGAAACCGTTCAAGCTCACTTTAATGTTTCGCAGCCGCCTGTGGAATCCTCACACTGAGAGCCTGGTCCTGGAGGTTCTGTTGGGTATGGGAACTCAGATTAAGTTTGCTCACATTTAAAGAGAGATTGTGTAAGTTTTGAAAAGAAAGTCTTGCTTTTACTCTTGTTTCACAGTCTTACTCTTACAAGCaataaaaagcaggaaaaacaacCTAAGCAGCTCTATGGTATAAAAGATGATCGCATTTTACCTTGCATGCTTAAAGGTTTAATTTAACTCCCAGTTTTTTCTCCCACCATGCAGGTGGTCTGTCAGAGAGGATACCAGTCCAGTTCCCTGAAAAGTGGTCCGACCCCCAACGCTGGTCAGCCCATGTATATCCATGTAACATGCGTCCTCAGTCGGTCTCCATCTACGCCTGCTCCCCTGTTCTGTCCTCAGTAGCCGTGTATGACCTCCTAGTCCACATAGAGACCGGCCTGGACAGAAGGAGCTATGCAGTAGGATCATTTGTGCTGCTCTGCAACCCATGGATGAAGGGTGGGACCATGCTGTAATACTATGTGTTATATAATATTCTTTATCTTGTTGTCGATATCATTACACAACTCTGCCATTGCTTTTCAGAGGATCCAGTGTACATGCCACTGGATGTCCAAATACAAGAGTATATCAAAAGTGATTATGGACTGGTCTACATGGGCACCCATCTAAACATTTGTAAGCGACCCTGGTCTTTCGGTCAGGTATGTGACCCTCAAGAGTTGCAACTATTATGAATGGATCATGTATAAACACTTTATTAGTGTGGATTTGAACTATTTCTGCATACTTTCAGtgataaaatatcaaaatgtccAGCTCTTTGAGGACttttatgtattaaaatgtataatggaAAGTCTATGGGAGGAATGTTTGAAAGCTGatatctcaaaaactaaaaGTTCAAACTTAATGGACAGATTCCCCATGTGGAAATGCTTAACATATGAAAACATGCCAATAGTGCCACCATGGGGTcagatttgatgtgttttacGTTTTGGGGAATAACTCACGAACTGTGAGACTTGGACGATGTTGACTGATAAGGACCGTCCACGCCCCTTTGTGcctggaaacattttctttggACATTTTTTGCTTGTGATGGCAAATACTTTTCAAGCTCAGTACATACCATGTGTAGATTACCCTGACTGTTACTTATGAGTTCATTTCTTAGTATCACTTACCAAAATTCCATTGCATTATCAGCAATGCTTTGTAATTTATTTCAGCTGTCAGCATGTACATGCATTCTCTGCAGGAAAGGCATTTTCTAGTTTGCAGTTAATAATACagtctgtatctgtgtgcagTATGAGCCTGGGGTCCTAGAGGCATGCCTGAAGCTCCTGCAGGTCAGCCCACAGCATCTCAACGACAACCAAAAAGACTACATTTTAAGAGCAGACCCCATCTACCTCAGCAGGGTGGTATGTGCTATGGTAAGACACAAGACACAAATATCTACATGCTGGAATTACTGGAATGTATTGAATAATACTTTTCTCTGCATTTACATAGAAATGAAAGACAGGTCAGTAATGTGTCTGCTCCTGTCAAGGTGAACAGTAATGACGACTTGGGAATTTTGGAGGGGAAGTGGCAGGGCAACTACAAAGATGGTGTCAAACCTACAGAGTGGAGCGGCAGCGCGGACATCCTTCACCGCTGGGATTCGTCCGACTGCAGCCCTGTGCGCTATGGACAGTGCTGGGTCTTTGCATCTGTCCTCTGCACAGGTACTTCAAAGAGTCGGGACACAGGGACGTATCCATGCCAGAATTCACAAGTGACACCTGAGTGCAGTTCATAGAAAGTAGAAAAGTCCTCAGAGGTTTCAGTAGTGACTTTGTGCTTCAGGCTGTGCTGATAAATGAGTGTGAACTGACTCTTTAATATATAACCATGAGACTAGAAATTGGTTATACtatgtttttaatacattattaaGTTGTCTTTTTATATTCTTACTAAGCAGGCTTAACGGTTCAGGCCTACAAGACtgaccttttcttctttttttccccagtgaTGAGAGTGCTGGGGATTCCTTCCAGGGTGGTGACAGTTTTTAACGCAGCTCATGATGGTGATGGCAGCCTGAGAATTGAAGAGGTTTACTCGAGCAGAGGGGAGAAGCTCGGCCTGTCAAAGGACAGCATTTGGTTGGTGTCTCTTGCTCTCGAACCACAAAGATCACAGTTGATCTTTTACTTGCTTGGCAATGAGGATAATATGACAATGTACCTTTAAACTAAACTATCCATTATGGAGcactatttattttcaattcagtatattgtcattttaacattaCCTGTATAATTCTGAACATATGAATTTGGAGAATAATACAGACCTCACTGTCAACACCGTCATCACATTTTTACTTGGGTGTGTTTGTCTTGTaggttttgacttttttcgtgTTGATATACATTATTCCTTACTCATTTCTTgagtgtatgtatatgtgtgaacGTCTGTCCTCTTACAGGAACTTCCATGTGTGGGTGGAGTGCTGGATGAGAAGACCAGACCTTGGTCAAGAGTTTGACGGCTGGCAGATTGTGGACCCAACCCCGCAGGAGAAGAGTGGAGGTGGtaatatttcttttgtttttagacTTTCTTaaagtaatgaataaaaatgtggaGTAGGTGACTTACTAGTGATTGATAACTAACTAGTATGGAACAAActcatcttcttctcttcagGGGTATACTGCTGTGGTCCTTGCCCAGTGGTTGCTGTCCAGAAACGTTGCCTCGGCGCCCCATTTGACACCTCGTTTATCTATGCCTCTGTTGACGCCGACATCGTAAGGCTGATCGTACGTGATGGGTTGGTGGTGGGGAGGACGGTGGACAATGAGTCAGTGGGGCAACTGATCTACACCAAGAGCATCGGCTCAGACAGACCAGAGAATCTGACGCAGATGTACAAGGGAATCAAAAGTACAGAAGCTTTTGTCGGTGAGGCTTCTCAGAGAGAGATttactgagattttttttaaaaaagcatgctGTAAATGGAATAAGGACAGAAGTAGAAGTAGGCTGATGGCTGaagtttttctttctattttcagGAGAGCAAACAGCACAGACACGCAGAATGTCCACACGCCCAGGTCAGTGgcatcttcatcctcctttccCCATGCAAAGATAAACAAGTGCACcaaaaatacatcattattAGACAAACGGTTGGGTTACATATGCCACAGGACATACTTAGGTGTGTACCCCTGTGAGGTACTAACACCACCATAGTCAGGGGTATAATTCTATGAACATTAGGATTTATTGAATGATTAATGTAAAAAGGGTAGGTGTTATAAACAAATGCTTCAGCCTACACCTTTCCGGTCAgaaactgtatttattcattcatttattttttgttattatttgtccTTTTTGGTGTGTCACTATTTCTaagggagatgaagaaaacaaggacataTGATTATTAACTTTACttatacatgtgtatttgagttgaattactaaactgaactaaacGTAACGTAacaacttaacttaacttatcttaacttaacttaacttaacttaacttaacttaacttaacttaacttaacttaacttccTCTCACTGGCACCAGCTCTgctaaaatgtatgtattatgtGGCGGTAACATGCTTGCCTTCTCCACAGGAGGCCCCAGTTTGAAAGTGTCCCTAGCCATAGATAGGGTGCTATTAGTGGGTGAGCGTATCAGCGTGTGTGTGACGATCACAAACCATTCAAGCAGCCCCAGGATACTGATGAAACACCTGAACGCTCAGCTGAAAGAGTACAACAGCAACCCAGAGAAGAGCttctggaaaacacacaaaaaagtgcacatacagccatatgaaggtGAGGAGCCCTCCAGGTCTGTAATGTAAATACCAAGATgttaatgatttacatttacagacaGTATGAACACAGTATATACAGTCTCTGGCACTGTTGTTGGATTTCCTCATTCAATAGTATTTGATTTTTAGTAATACTTTCATGACCTGCTATAGGCTTGGTCACAATTATATGTCTTATCTTTGTCAGAACTTACTATAAAGTTGTGACCCATGCTCATGCTGTTTAAAGTTATTACAGTATATCTGAGTTCATTTAATATCAGTATAACTTACTCACATTACCACATTAACTGGTTAAAGATAGCACCGTGCAATATTTAGCGCCTTTTATTTGAGTTTcgtttttttcttgtgttcatttttacacatcCTTTACATTTTCTATAGTTTTGACACTCCACCACGTCATCCCCCCCTCTGAATACGAGTCAGTGCTGgcaggtgatgacattgtgaACATGGCGGTGGTGATAAAGGACATAAGGACCAAGGAGAGAGTCCTGGATACACAGGAGTTCAACATCAGCTCGCCACAGATAACTATAGAGGTACAGCAGCATCCACATGTGTTCACTTTGATCTCTTTCATGAGCGTCAGTCGCATATGACAAGGTGAAGTTTAATGAAGCGCAAAGACAGAAGAAATTGAAATGACATTGCACTTTCCCATCAAGAGAACAATACTCCTAATCTGATCAGAACAGGACATTAAATGATCTAGTTTAACACCCAGTCTTTGGTATCCCATCTGTAGACAAACTGTGAAGTAGCTTTAGTACCAAAAGCAATATGTTTAGTTTTGGGAACCGTCTATACTATTTGGTTTATTCTCACCCATTTAGTAATGGTATGTAACAACATTTAGTCTCTCAGCTCTACTTGTGTTGACGAAACATAGGACAGAGCATTTTTAACAACCCATGGTAAATCCTTTTTtagaaattgaaaataaaagtgGACCCAAGCAACTCCCTTGTGGAACTCCATAcgttttttttgccttttttgtttgccttttttttttgcctttgagAAGCTGCcattgaaaaataattaactGTGTTATGCTAAATTTTACTCTTTAGTTTGACGTGAAAAATCATTTACAGTTTAGATTCTAAGTTTTCTAAGAATGCTGCTATGGTAAAAGTCCAAGAGCATGGCTCCAACTAGCTTCTATCTGCTGGGAGAAtgaatgcacacaaacatgagcACCCACTTTCAAttcctgtggaaaaaaaacggaaacaaaaaaaggtgtGAAATGAGAACAGAAACCTCAGTTGccttaaaactgtattttcttcttttgaaaaGAATGCTATTTGAAGATGTTAGTGTTAAGCACCAGAGCTCATGATCAGATGAATCAGTGGTTTGATTGTCAATGTGTAACTGGATTTTCCACAGATCGAAGGAGGGGACAGTATCCAAATGAAGAAAGAGCACACAGCCCAAGTTTCCTTCACCAACAGGTTTACCAAAGCTCTGAATAGAGCAGTGCTGACTGTGGAAGGATCTGGCTTGTTGCCAGACAAGCCCGACGTCAGGTAAGTCTGTTTACAGTTTCGTCATTCGCAAGTGACATGCTTTTGTCTGCTCGGCTCTtaagagcagcagaggaagtgAAAAAAAGGCTGCCGTCTGTGCCTCGGTCACATTCCAGCATCTCACCCGCATAAATCTTTCTTTAATGTTCGAGCTGgtaaagaaatatgttttgtaCTTTAAGTATTTGAGGAATGTGGTCTGGGTATGCTGTCAGGTATGTTTTTGTAGCACTAAGAAAATTTGTGTTACATCCATACATGGTTTCTCTGTCTTTAGACAGGCTGCAGGAAGTGTTACTCTGTCTTCACCTCTTGTGGGCAGAGCTTACACAGTCTGTTTCTTCTTACCAGGTTTGTCTGGGCTGACCAGTTTTAATGACCAGGTTGAGGTCATTCAGTCTGTATTTAGTCCGTTTTTCACCTCCCAGATAATCCACCACTTGCATTTGTTTGTTCAAGACTAAGTAGCAGTGGAATGTGCTTGGGGTTTTTTGTAGTAGTCCAAGGGTTAATGCGCTTGTAATTTTTCTTTGACTAGAATTTGTTAAATTCAGATTATGTAATGGCTGTGATGAGGTtgtgtattgttaaaaaaaactcttacaTTATTAACATGTAATTTGCACCTTGGCATCATGACATTTTTCTTGTATTCCAGTCCAGTAAATTTTAATATtgcacactttctttttctgttgtttccTCATTCATGGTGTTAATGATCCTCTCTCATTTCcacttgtttttctcctctgctaCTTCTCTTTTGACTTAAACTGCAGAAACTCTTAATGCAAGCCTGAAAACTTTCGTGATTAggtccttttttcctctttgccCTGGAGCCATGGTAGCTTTCTTATGAGAATACATGACAATGAAGCAAAAGTTTTGCCCTAGAGAGGAATGAACTTGCTAGTTAGATAAGATACTTTGCTGAAATATCTGCTTAAGAGGTAATACTGGAACAATACAACTGCTTTGGAATTTGCTTTTTTGGCTTGAGAAAAGGCTGAAACTTTGCAGAGTCctgggagtaaaaaaaaaactctcacaTGTATTtgttgaataataaataataaacatttccCCCTTTATTCATTTCCCACTATTATTACCTGCTCTTGTGCAAAACTGTGCATTTCCAGTGTTTCAGGGCTGCTCTGGAGACATCTTGTGCGTGTCTGTGAGAACTACAGTTTGGAAAGATAAAGATTCTTCTTCTTACCCTTCCAGGATGGTGCTCCTGCAGCCGGGTGATAAGATAGAGAAGAAGGTATCCATCGTGGCCACTTCACCTGGCACTAAACTGCTGATGGCCACTTTCTCATACAGCGGCAGCCCTCGCATCGTCTCCAGGAGCTTCCACAAAGTCTTTGTCACGACTGCATGACACGAAACCCAAAAGCTTCAACACCCTTTTTAATCTTCTGAGTAAGGTTAGATCAAAAGCATACACctaatgtaaaatatacagtaccagtcaaaagtttggacacactttctcattgatgtgaatgggaatgtgtcgtccaaacttttgactggtactgtatataatattcTTGTTATCTCAAGCAAAGATAACATGGATACTGTATAATTTGTATATATGAAATacaatat is a window of Scomber scombrus chromosome 10, fScoSco1.1, whole genome shotgun sequence DNA encoding:
- the LOC133987291 gene encoding protein-glutamine gamma-glutamyltransferase 5-like, giving the protein MDCMQQTTHVTGTGTDHCRLKFVNFESHENHVSHETRGLSENILVVRRGKPFKLTLMFRSRLWNPHTESLVLEVLLGGLSERIPVQFPEKWSDPQRWSAHVYPCNMRPQSVSIYACSPVLSSVAVYDLLVHIETGLDRRSYAVGSFVLLCNPWMKEDPVYMPLDVQIQEYIKSDYGLVYMGTHLNICKRPWSFGQYEPGVLEACLKLLQVSPQHLNDNQKDYILRADPIYLSRVVCAMVNSNDDLGILEGKWQGNYKDGVKPTEWSGSADILHRWDSSDCSPVRYGQCWVFASVLCTVMRVLGIPSRVVTVFNAAHDGDGSLRIEEVYSSRGEKLGLSKDSIWNFHVWVECWMRRPDLGQEFDGWQIVDPTPQEKSGGVYCCGPCPVVAVQKRCLGAPFDTSFIYASVDADIVRLIVRDGLVVGRTVDNESVGQLIYTKSIGSDRPENLTQMYKGIKSTEAFVGEQTAQTRRMSTRPGGPSLKVSLAIDRVLLVGERISVCVTITNHSSSPRILMKHLNAQLKEYNSNPEKSFWKTHKKVHIQPYEVLTLHHVIPPSEYESVLAGDDIVNMAVVIKDIRTKERVLDTQEFNISSPQITIEIEGGDSIQMKKEHTAQVSFTNRFTKALNRAVLTVEGSGLLPDKPDVRMVLLQPGDKIEKKVSIVATSPGTKLLMATFSYSGSPRIVSRSFHKVFVTTA